The following proteins are co-located in the Terriglobales bacterium genome:
- a CDS encoding cupin domain-containing protein codes for MSLTRREVCRLIPALMAAGNAIPAFAGQDDSLPSAAFPFESMPVQDFDHAQMRKILKGKLATGELIEVHATTLPPNGYPHPPHRHLHSEMWLIREGTVELTINGASHRLGPGGLGFVHSNEEHGIRNVGTGPATYFVVAIGPGADT; via the coding sequence ATGTCATTGACCAGGCGAGAGGTCTGTAGGCTCATTCCGGCGCTGATGGCGGCAGGAAACGCAATTCCCGCGTTTGCTGGCCAGGACGATTCGCTGCCCTCGGCAGCCTTTCCATTTGAAAGCATGCCTGTACAAGACTTCGATCACGCGCAGATGCGAAAGATCCTGAAAGGAAAACTGGCAACGGGCGAACTTATCGAAGTACATGCCACAACTCTGCCCCCGAATGGATATCCGCATCCGCCGCATCGTCATCTCCACTCCGAGATGTGGCTCATCCGTGAAGGTACCGTCGAACTTACAATCAATGGCGCCAGCCATCGTCTGGGCCCAGGAGGGCTGGGGTTCGTACATTCCAATGAGGAGCATGGCATCAGGAATGTCGGTACAGGCCCCGCCACCTACTTTGTTGTGGCTATCGGTCCCGGGGCGGACACCTAA
- a CDS encoding HipA domain-containing protein: MKLNVHVLGCHVAVLEQVGDFKSVLTYVPEVAPENLVSLTMPVRTESYPWDDQLHPIFQMNLPEGYLLQVLQEEFGPVVGASPTALLSVIGRNMVGRLQVAPPEASLDEPAKPIEVAELLKGDNSEEAFSRLVREHARSGVSGVLPKFLDTEQKKQVGLGPHKKATLLTHQHIIKGASSRLPFATANEHLCMQVASKVLESAKTELSEDGNVLVVHRFDVDENGKPFRALEDFCALLGLRPSAKYETTWERIAKAVRNFVQGADQYETFKKLTAILLLTYALRNADCHSKNLALLYTSRTDARLAPVYDFFTTSVYAGYQNNPPGISFLGRKTWLPGKTLGTFITSNFGIPQREQKEIVEHISDAVVDVAPAVLELMKGLAGFKDVGTRMLATWNDGVNVLREPRMYGLSPWKSSPAFEGISDPPKLRNPRKVIGQWRTAANRKRSEQPSRLHSQ; this comes from the coding sequence TTGAAGCTAAATGTTCATGTCCTTGGTTGTCATGTTGCCGTCCTTGAACAAGTCGGCGATTTCAAGAGCGTATTGACCTACGTTCCAGAGGTCGCGCCGGAGAACCTCGTCTCTTTGACCATGCCCGTCCGCACCGAATCGTACCCGTGGGACGACCAGCTTCACCCCATTTTCCAGATGAACCTTCCGGAGGGCTATCTGCTGCAAGTCTTGCAGGAGGAGTTCGGGCCGGTCGTTGGCGCGAGTCCAACCGCGCTCCTCTCCGTTATCGGGCGAAATATGGTCGGAAGGCTTCAGGTCGCTCCACCTGAGGCATCGCTAGACGAACCGGCAAAACCGATTGAAGTTGCCGAGCTCCTCAAGGGGGACAACTCGGAGGAGGCGTTTTCGCGGCTCGTTAGAGAACATGCGAGAAGTGGCGTCTCCGGCGTCCTGCCTAAGTTTTTAGACACGGAACAGAAGAAGCAGGTCGGGCTGGGGCCGCACAAGAAAGCGACCTTGCTGACCCACCAGCACATCATCAAAGGCGCATCAAGCAGGCTTCCGTTCGCGACCGCCAACGAGCACTTATGTATGCAGGTGGCTTCGAAAGTCCTCGAATCTGCGAAAACGGAGCTGTCAGAGGATGGAAATGTTCTAGTGGTGCATCGCTTCGATGTCGACGAGAACGGAAAGCCCTTTAGGGCGTTGGAAGATTTTTGTGCGCTCCTCGGGCTCCGGCCCTCTGCGAAGTACGAAACAACATGGGAGAGAATCGCGAAGGCGGTTCGCAACTTTGTGCAAGGCGCAGACCAGTACGAGACGTTTAAGAAGCTGACCGCAATTCTCCTGTTGACGTACGCACTGAGAAACGCTGACTGCCATTCGAAGAATCTGGCATTGCTGTACACGTCGCGAACGGACGCACGGCTCGCGCCCGTGTACGACTTTTTCACGACTTCCGTGTACGCGGGTTACCAGAACAATCCGCCCGGAATCAGCTTCCTGGGAAGAAAGACGTGGTTACCGGGCAAAACTCTGGGGACATTTATCACTTCCAACTTCGGCATCCCTCAACGGGAGCAAAAGGAAATCGTGGAACATATCAGTGATGCGGTTGTAGATGTCGCCCCTGCCGTGCTCGAACTGATGAAAGGGTTGGCGGGTTTCAAGGACGTTGGAACGCGCATGCTGGCCACATGGAATGACGGAGTGAACGTTCTGCGCGAACCTCGCATGTATGGTTTGAGCCCGTGGAAATCCAGTCCGGCATTCGAGGGAATCTCTGACCCGCCGAAACTCAGGAACCCGCGAAAGGTCATCGGCCAGTGGCGAACCGCAGCAAATCGAAAGCGAAGTGAACAGCCCAGCAGGTTGCATTCCCAGTAA